The Miscanthus floridulus cultivar M001 chromosome 17, ASM1932011v1, whole genome shotgun sequence genome has a window encoding:
- the LOC136518253 gene encoding fasciclin-like arabinogalactan protein 4, whose protein sequence is MRRQIPPVSCLVLLAAALALLAAASAASPAPAAVAVNMTGVLSAFPDLSDFTRLLASSPVLAELAGRSSLTLLAVPNGNLPQSPSAFAAATGADLADVLRYHVLLEYLAPADLRRLPASGKLVTTLFQTTGRAPADLGAVNVTTAGASLAVVRSPAPFPGSNATVLGAITAVPYNLSVLAVSGLIVPTGFDLAASESRPPAAVNITRVLADARAFNVAASMLEASGVAAEFEDDERGAGITVFAPTDDAFAGLPAGDRLQSLPADRKAVVLRFHVLHSYYPLGSLESIVNPVQPTLATEFSNAGRFTLNITRANGSVAIDTGVVQATITRTVFDQNPVAVFAVSKVLLPKEMFTRTAGGGGDSSVVAATAAASSPPPVATAPEASESARTPPTKLSSPPALRGGGQDYDTASAPAPAHGIGIGWWCIALVYLLPHLNLYTGRGR, encoded by the exons ATGCGGAGACAGATCCCTCCCGTCTCCTGCCTCGTACTCCTCGCGGCGGCTCTCGCGCTGCTCGCCGCGGCGTCTGCAgcgtcgccggcgccggcggccgtcGCGGTCAACATGACGGGCGTGCTGTCGGCGTTCCCGGACCTCAGCGACTTCACGCGGCTGCTGGCGTCCAGCCCCGTGCTGGCGGAGCTCGCGGGGCGGTCGTCGCTGACGCTGCTGGCCGTGCCGAACGGCAACCTCCCGCAGTCGCCGTCGGCGTTCGCGGCCGCGACGGGCGCCGACCTCGCCGACGTCCTCCGCTACCACGTCCTCCTCGAGTACCTGGCCCCCGCCGACCTCCGCCGCCTTCCCGCCTCCGGGAAGCTCGTGACCACGCTATTCCAGACCACCGGCCGCGCCCCCGCGGACCTGGGCGCCGTCAACGTCACCACCGCGGGCGCCTCCCTCGCCGTCGTCCGCTCGCCGGCGCCGTTCCCGGGCTCGAACGCCACCGTCCTCGGCGCCATCACCGCGGTGCCGTACAACTTGAGCGTGCTGGCGGTGAGCGGCCTCATCGTCCCCACCGGGTTCGACCTCGCGGCGTCCGAGTCCCGCCCGCCCGCGGCCGTCAACATCACCCGCGTCCTCGCCGACGCGCGCGCCTTCAACGTGGCGGCGTCGATGCTGGAGGCCTCGGGCGTGGCGGCCGAGTTCGAGGACGACGAGCGCGGGGCCGGGATCACGGTGTTCGCCCCCACCGACGACGCCTTCGCGGGCCTCCCCGCGGGCGACCGCCTGCAGTCGCTCCCCGCCGACCGCAAGGCCGTGGTGCTCCGCTTCCACGTGCTCCACTCCTACTACCCGCTGGGGTCGCTGGAGTCGATCGTGAACCCCGTGCAGCCCACGCTGGCCACCGAGTTCAGCAACGCCGGCCgcttcaccctcaacatcacccgCGCCAACGGCTCGGTCGCCATCGACACGGGCGTCGTGCAGGCGACCATCACGCGGACCGTCTTCGACCAGAACCCCGTCGCCGTCTTCGCCGTCTCCAAGGTCCTCCTCCCCAAGGAGATGTTCACCCGCACAGCAGGCGGCGGAGGCGACTCCTCAGTCGtggctgccaccgccgccgcgtccTCGCCCCCGCCAGTCGCGACAGCCCCGGAGGCCTCCGAGAGCGCGCGGACGCCGCCGACAAAGCTCTCCTCCCCGCCCGCGCTCCGCGGCGGCGGGCAGGACTACGACACGgcgtcggcgccggcgccggcgcacgGGATCGGAATCGGCTGGTGGTGTATAGCATTGGTGTACCTACTTCCACATCTG AATCTGTACACTGGGAgagggagatga